A window from Cryptomeria japonica chromosome 1, Sugi_1.0, whole genome shotgun sequence encodes these proteins:
- the LOC131072497 gene encoding probable polygalacturonase isoform X2 encodes MCISYSSVTCLVFQLLLLVHSCIAEAGLEFFHGRHEAFREHNTFDTRLQQQQQRECKETRAMPLRPHSVTITEFGAVGDGVTVNTHAFQNAIFYIHTFADKGGAQLFVPEGKWLTGSFNLTSHLTLYLDAKAVILGSQDSEDWPVIDPLPSYGRGRELPGGRHCSLIHGSNLTDVVITGDNGTIDGQGAIWWHWFRNHTLDYTRPHLVELIDSTDIIVANLTFLNSPFWTIHPVYCSNVRIRNLTILAPLDSPNTDGIDPDSCSDVCIEDCYISCGDDVISIKSGWDEYGIAYGRPSSNIIIRRIIGESHTSSGIALGSEMSGGIKGIHVQDLYIFNTRRGLRIKTTPGRGGYVKDVYITNVTMKSVRVGICFTGLYGDHPDNGYDPSALPDIERITFTGIVGDNITTAGSLEGNERIQFKDICLSNIVFNVTSQPFWNCTNVKGFSDSVSPEPCTELQEPIPPYSSVCYSSYISGTCKDH; translated from the exons GTCTTTCAACTTTTGCTACTGGTCCACAGCTGCATTGCTGAAGCTGGGTTGGAATTTTTCCATGGAAGACATGAAGCTTTCAGGGAGCATAATACCTTTGATACTCGCTTGCAGCAGCAACAGCAGAGGGAATGCAAAGAGACCAGAGCAATGCCATTAAGGCCTCATAGTGTGACTATTACCGAATTTGGTGCGGTAGGAGATGGAGTTACTGTTAATACTCATGCCTTTCAGAATGCCATCTTCTACATTCACACATTTGCTGATAAAGGGGGGGCACAACTTTTTGTGCCTGAAGGAAAATGGTTGACTGGAAGCTTTAACTTGACAAGTCACCTCACACTGTACTTGGATGCAAAGGCTGTAATCCTTGGATCCCAG GACTCTGAAGATTGGCCAGTCATTGATCCCCTGCCTTCATATGGTCGAGGCAGGGAGTTACCAGGTGGAAGGCACTGCAGTCTAATTCATGGGTCCAACTTGACAGACGTTGTTATAACAG GGGACAATGGAACTATTGATGGTCAAGGAGCTATTTGGTGGCATTGGTTTCGTAATCATACTCTAGATTACACCCGCCCACACCTTGTTGAGCTGATAGATTCGACAGACATTATTGTTGCAAATTTGACATTCTTGAATTCGCCATTTTGGACCATCCATCCAGTATACTGCAG CAATGTGCGAATTAGGAATCTTACAATCCTTGCTCCACTCGATTCACCCAACACAGATGGCATTGATCCAG ATTCATGCTCAGATGTCTGCATTGAGGACTGTTACATCAGCTGTGGTGATGATGTAATTTCTATTAAAAGTGGTTGGGATGAATATGGCATCGCTTATGGACGCCCTAGCTCAAACATTATCATCCGGCGCATAATTGGTGAATCGCACACAAGTTCTGGTATCGCTCTAGGTAGTGAAATGTCAGGAGGTATCAAAGGCATCCATGTTCAAGATCTTTACATCTTCAACACAAGAAGGGGCCTCAGAATTAAGACAACCCCGGGTCGAGGTGGTTATGTGAAGGATGTCTACATAACGAATGTCACCATGAAGAGTGTGAGGGTAGGTATTTGCTTCACAGGGTTGTATGGTGACCATCCTGACAATGGATATGATCCATCTGCTTTACCAGACATAGAAAGGATTACATTTACAGGCATTGTGGGTGACAATATTACAACTGCAGGTTCTTTAGAAGGCAACGAACGGATTCAATTCAAAGATATCTGCCTATCCAATATTGTTTTCAATGTTACTTCTCAACCTTTCTGGAACTGCACTAATGTTAAAGGATTCTCGGATTCAGTGTCACCTGAGCCATGTACAGAACTTCAGGAACCAATCCCTCCCTACTCCTCAGTTTGTTATTCTTCTTATATCAGTGGCACATGTAAAGATCATTAG
- the LOC131072497 gene encoding probable polygalacturonase isoform X1 has protein sequence MNARWHPMERNQAIPLLFPAFSAVFQLLLLVHSCIAEAGLEFFHGRHEAFREHNTFDTRLQQQQQRECKETRAMPLRPHSVTITEFGAVGDGVTVNTHAFQNAIFYIHTFADKGGAQLFVPEGKWLTGSFNLTSHLTLYLDAKAVILGSQDSEDWPVIDPLPSYGRGRELPGGRHCSLIHGSNLTDVVITGDNGTIDGQGAIWWHWFRNHTLDYTRPHLVELIDSTDIIVANLTFLNSPFWTIHPVYCSNVRIRNLTILAPLDSPNTDGIDPDSCSDVCIEDCYISCGDDVISIKSGWDEYGIAYGRPSSNIIIRRIIGESHTSSGIALGSEMSGGIKGIHVQDLYIFNTRRGLRIKTTPGRGGYVKDVYITNVTMKSVRVGICFTGLYGDHPDNGYDPSALPDIERITFTGIVGDNITTAGSLEGNERIQFKDICLSNIVFNVTSQPFWNCTNVKGFSDSVSPEPCTELQEPIPPYSSVCYSSYISGTCKDH, from the exons GTCTTTCAACTTTTGCTACTGGTCCACAGCTGCATTGCTGAAGCTGGGTTGGAATTTTTCCATGGAAGACATGAAGCTTTCAGGGAGCATAATACCTTTGATACTCGCTTGCAGCAGCAACAGCAGAGGGAATGCAAAGAGACCAGAGCAATGCCATTAAGGCCTCATAGTGTGACTATTACCGAATTTGGTGCGGTAGGAGATGGAGTTACTGTTAATACTCATGCCTTTCAGAATGCCATCTTCTACATTCACACATTTGCTGATAAAGGGGGGGCACAACTTTTTGTGCCTGAAGGAAAATGGTTGACTGGAAGCTTTAACTTGACAAGTCACCTCACACTGTACTTGGATGCAAAGGCTGTAATCCTTGGATCCCAG GACTCTGAAGATTGGCCAGTCATTGATCCCCTGCCTTCATATGGTCGAGGCAGGGAGTTACCAGGTGGAAGGCACTGCAGTCTAATTCATGGGTCCAACTTGACAGACGTTGTTATAACAG GGGACAATGGAACTATTGATGGTCAAGGAGCTATTTGGTGGCATTGGTTTCGTAATCATACTCTAGATTACACCCGCCCACACCTTGTTGAGCTGATAGATTCGACAGACATTATTGTTGCAAATTTGACATTCTTGAATTCGCCATTTTGGACCATCCATCCAGTATACTGCAG CAATGTGCGAATTAGGAATCTTACAATCCTTGCTCCACTCGATTCACCCAACACAGATGGCATTGATCCAG ATTCATGCTCAGATGTCTGCATTGAGGACTGTTACATCAGCTGTGGTGATGATGTAATTTCTATTAAAAGTGGTTGGGATGAATATGGCATCGCTTATGGACGCCCTAGCTCAAACATTATCATCCGGCGCATAATTGGTGAATCGCACACAAGTTCTGGTATCGCTCTAGGTAGTGAAATGTCAGGAGGTATCAAAGGCATCCATGTTCAAGATCTTTACATCTTCAACACAAGAAGGGGCCTCAGAATTAAGACAACCCCGGGTCGAGGTGGTTATGTGAAGGATGTCTACATAACGAATGTCACCATGAAGAGTGTGAGGGTAGGTATTTGCTTCACAGGGTTGTATGGTGACCATCCTGACAATGGATATGATCCATCTGCTTTACCAGACATAGAAAGGATTACATTTACAGGCATTGTGGGTGACAATATTACAACTGCAGGTTCTTTAGAAGGCAACGAACGGATTCAATTCAAAGATATCTGCCTATCCAATATTGTTTTCAATGTTACTTCTCAACCTTTCTGGAACTGCACTAATGTTAAAGGATTCTCGGATTCAGTGTCACCTGAGCCATGTACAGAACTTCAGGAACCAATCCCTCCCTACTCCTCAGTTTGTTATTCTTCTTATATCAGTGGCACATGTAAAGATCATTAG
- the LOC131072497 gene encoding probable polygalacturonase isoform X3: MKRFVFQLLLLVHSCIAEAGLEFFHGRHEAFREHNTFDTRLQQQQQRECKETRAMPLRPHSVTITEFGAVGDGVTVNTHAFQNAIFYIHTFADKGGAQLFVPEGKWLTGSFNLTSHLTLYLDAKAVILGSQDSEDWPVIDPLPSYGRGRELPGGRHCSLIHGSNLTDVVITGDNGTIDGQGAIWWHWFRNHTLDYTRPHLVELIDSTDIIVANLTFLNSPFWTIHPVYCSNVRIRNLTILAPLDSPNTDGIDPDSCSDVCIEDCYISCGDDVISIKSGWDEYGIAYGRPSSNIIIRRIIGESHTSSGIALGSEMSGGIKGIHVQDLYIFNTRRGLRIKTTPGRGGYVKDVYITNVTMKSVRVGICFTGLYGDHPDNGYDPSALPDIERITFTGIVGDNITTAGSLEGNERIQFKDICLSNIVFNVTSQPFWNCTNVKGFSDSVSPEPCTELQEPIPPYSSVCYSSYISGTCKDH, from the exons GTCTTTCAACTTTTGCTACTGGTCCACAGCTGCATTGCTGAAGCTGGGTTGGAATTTTTCCATGGAAGACATGAAGCTTTCAGGGAGCATAATACCTTTGATACTCGCTTGCAGCAGCAACAGCAGAGGGAATGCAAAGAGACCAGAGCAATGCCATTAAGGCCTCATAGTGTGACTATTACCGAATTTGGTGCGGTAGGAGATGGAGTTACTGTTAATACTCATGCCTTTCAGAATGCCATCTTCTACATTCACACATTTGCTGATAAAGGGGGGGCACAACTTTTTGTGCCTGAAGGAAAATGGTTGACTGGAAGCTTTAACTTGACAAGTCACCTCACACTGTACTTGGATGCAAAGGCTGTAATCCTTGGATCCCAG GACTCTGAAGATTGGCCAGTCATTGATCCCCTGCCTTCATATGGTCGAGGCAGGGAGTTACCAGGTGGAAGGCACTGCAGTCTAATTCATGGGTCCAACTTGACAGACGTTGTTATAACAG GGGACAATGGAACTATTGATGGTCAAGGAGCTATTTGGTGGCATTGGTTTCGTAATCATACTCTAGATTACACCCGCCCACACCTTGTTGAGCTGATAGATTCGACAGACATTATTGTTGCAAATTTGACATTCTTGAATTCGCCATTTTGGACCATCCATCCAGTATACTGCAG CAATGTGCGAATTAGGAATCTTACAATCCTTGCTCCACTCGATTCACCCAACACAGATGGCATTGATCCAG ATTCATGCTCAGATGTCTGCATTGAGGACTGTTACATCAGCTGTGGTGATGATGTAATTTCTATTAAAAGTGGTTGGGATGAATATGGCATCGCTTATGGACGCCCTAGCTCAAACATTATCATCCGGCGCATAATTGGTGAATCGCACACAAGTTCTGGTATCGCTCTAGGTAGTGAAATGTCAGGAGGTATCAAAGGCATCCATGTTCAAGATCTTTACATCTTCAACACAAGAAGGGGCCTCAGAATTAAGACAACCCCGGGTCGAGGTGGTTATGTGAAGGATGTCTACATAACGAATGTCACCATGAAGAGTGTGAGGGTAGGTATTTGCTTCACAGGGTTGTATGGTGACCATCCTGACAATGGATATGATCCATCTGCTTTACCAGACATAGAAAGGATTACATTTACAGGCATTGTGGGTGACAATATTACAACTGCAGGTTCTTTAGAAGGCAACGAACGGATTCAATTCAAAGATATCTGCCTATCCAATATTGTTTTCAATGTTACTTCTCAACCTTTCTGGAACTGCACTAATGTTAAAGGATTCTCGGATTCAGTGTCACCTGAGCCATGTACAGAACTTCAGGAACCAATCCCTCCCTACTCCTCAGTTTGTTATTCTTCTTATATCAGTGGCACATGTAAAGATCATTAG